The region ATGGCTCAGAGTTCAAATTTGGACATGTTAGCAAATTATCAACAGAGTCCAAGATCTGCTAGTTCTGGAGAACATATGCATGTGCCCAATTCTAAGTTTATTTCCAATCATGGTAAAGTTTCCATCTTTATTTGAAGTTGACAGCATGAAATCCATCTAATTAGATGCATACCTAATGCTAGTATTGCATTGCCCTTCACTTTAGTTTTGTTAGCTTATTTTTTATGACTGACATCTGCTTATGGACTTTATATGCAATTAGGCTATCTCGTGCAAACcaagacattttttttcatgCAGTTAGACTTTTGTATTCAATCCctctataaaattaaaaatttgttcatTCTAGATAAAGTGAAAGTTAGTAAGTTTTGTATTTATGCTAAATTTTTCCTTTTCCATGTTAATAAAGATCTTGCATTTGATGTGGGTTTATTAAATGGTTAGGTATGATGGTGGATGAAAATTTAGATCAGAAAGAAGTGAAGGTTGATTTTGTTGAAAGTGCTTCGTTTTCAGGTTGCACTGACAAAGATACCCAAGAGAAGCAACTTCAAGAAAGCTCAGAAACAAAGCAAGGAACTGAAAAAGTGCAGGCCAAACATCATCGGCGCAGAAACAAGCACAAGAAACAGATAAATTTGCCTAGGAGATCTTCAAAGCGACTTGCTGGAATTAAGCTTGATCCTGTTCCAgagcttaaaacaagaaatcgAACACGTCGAGCAGCAGTTAAACAATCAAGTGAGGAAAAAACTATCACAAATATGGATAAATCTTCCAGCAGCTTGCATGATGGTCTAGCTAAACAGCAACTAAGTGGCAAGGATAAAGAATGCTTCACTCTTTCACCTCCAGATAACAATGGTACTGTTGAAGAGTGTATGAGAGTCACTGAAGATGGAGATAAAGTTGATGCAAATTTAGATTACAGCCTTGACTTTCCCCTCAAAGAACTATTAACAGACCCTTGTATTGCATTTGCAATTCAAACTCTCACTGGCTTAACATTTGAGACCTCCAAAAACTCACAAACTTCTGAATTAAAAGACATCCAGCATTCTGAAATCTCTGCAGCCTCAGATAATGAAGGGCAAGGTAAGAAAAACAATGTAGGCAACAATGTGATCTCATCTCCAGTGCGTCTTGCTACTCCTCAAGAACATGCTGGTGATAATGCAGCCAAAACCGATATGAAAGCCAAGAACGCCGAGAACGAGAATGCATCACCATCTTCTGAAAAAACACTTGACATGTCATGGATGGATCCATGCATTGAATTTGCTATAAAAACTCTCACTGACTCCATCCCATTAGAGTCTGATCCAAACCCCAAGAACTGTCTTCAACAGCAGCTGAGTTCATCCAGTAACCAACACAGTGAGAGGACAATGTCAAATGTCAGTTTAAATAACACTTACCAAACTGACTACTATTGCAGCCAATACTTTGGCTCACAAAAGCCAATGTTTAAGCAGTCTTT is a window of Vigna unguiculata cultivar IT97K-499-35 chromosome 4, ASM411807v1, whole genome shotgun sequence DNA encoding:
- the LOC114181099 gene encoding methyl-CpG-binding domain-containing protein 13 isoform X2; translation: MEMSDSDDQLPPGWTVEVRVRKNGRRDKYYILPSTGLKFKSKVEVFRHLDNASNKVSIQKISPNVVVEKASAEGLPPGWVKKTRIATKGDTVRRDTYYIDPVSGYTFHSTEDAYHYLESGEIRKNTLKPKDGDNSETNLKDDKSPSVTMKPTLSISMAQSSNLDMLANYQQSPRSASSGEHMHVPNSKFISNHGCTDKDTQEKQLQESSETKQGTEKVQAKHHRRRNKHKKQINLPRRSSKRLAGIKLDPVPELKTRNRTRRAAVKQSSEEKTITNMDKSSSSLHDGLAKQQLSGKDKECFTLSPPDNNGTVEECMRVTEDGDKVDANLDYSLDFPLKELLTDPCIAFAIQTLTGLTFETSKNSQTSELKDIQHSEISAASDNEGQGKKNNVGNNVISSPVRLATPQEHAGDNAAKTDMKAKNAENENASPSSEKTLDMSWMDPCIEFAIKTLTDSIPLESDPNPKNCLQQQLSSSSNQHSERTMSNVSLNNTYQTDYYCSQYFGSQKPMFKQSFVDPSLKHTRNIGIGNSAGARLSHCGEGNRRNVC
- the LOC114181099 gene encoding methyl-CpG-binding domain-containing protein 13 isoform X1 yields the protein MEMSDSDDQLPPGWTVEVRVRKNGRRDKYYILPSTGLKFKSKVEVFRHLDNASNKVSIQKISPNVVVEKASAEGLPPGWVKKTRIATKGDTVRRDTYYIDPVSGYTFHSTEDAYHYLESGEIRKNTLKPKDGDNSETNLKDDKSPSVTMKPTLSISMAQSSNLDMLANYQQSPRSASSGEHMHVPNSKFISNHGMMVDENLDQKEVKVDFVESASFSGCTDKDTQEKQLQESSETKQGTEKVQAKHHRRRNKHKKQINLPRRSSKRLAGIKLDPVPELKTRNRTRRAAVKQSSEEKTITNMDKSSSSLHDGLAKQQLSGKDKECFTLSPPDNNGTVEECMRVTEDGDKVDANLDYSLDFPLKELLTDPCIAFAIQTLTGLTFETSKNSQTSELKDIQHSEISAASDNEGQGKKNNVGNNVISSPVRLATPQEHAGDNAAKTDMKAKNAENENASPSSEKTLDMSWMDPCIEFAIKTLTDSIPLESDPNPKNCLQQQLSSSSNQHSERTMSNVSLNNTYQTDYYCSQYFGSQKPMFKQSFVDPSLKHTRNIGIGNSAGARLSHCGEGNRRNVC